GCAGTCGCCAAAGCGCTCGATCCGGCGTTCAACCTCGGCCCATCCATGAGGCGTGCGCTTCAAATGGTCAATGAACATCTGCAAATGAGTTAACTTTTCCTCGATCAAGTCTTCCGCGGAAAGGGTCTCCTGTCGGCTTCTAAACAGCAGCGTTGCCTCCAGGTCTTCATGCTTCATTTTGCGATTTGGGTGCATTTTGCTCCTACAGTCGGTCAGATTGGACTCATTCAGGGCATTATATCGGATCGCACCCATTCGTGCGCCGATTTGGGCGCATCGCTTTGCTTAGCCACATTATTCTCGACCGCCGGCGGCCGGACCAAGCCTGCCAGAAGCCAGCGAATTCGAGTCGCTCTCGGTGGGCGCGACGGCCGTTCGCCTTGCTCGAATGAGCTGATCGGACGTCACAGCCGCGATCCTGGCCGCTGCGGATGCTGAGCGCGACTTGATTCGAACGCCTGGACTGCGTTCGTAATCGGCGGAATGGGAGGTTAATCTACGTCGTGGGTGCCGCGCCGGCCGCAGACAAAGCGCCGCATCTTCATGCAGGACCGACTTAGAGCATATCCGAGAACCGCCGGGGACTGTCCCCTTTTGTGGAGTCTTCGGAGCAAAAGGGGACTGTCCCCCTCTCCTCAGGCGGTTCTCGGATAGGCTCTTATGAAATCGACCACACTGCTGTTTGCCCTCTTGCATTGCTGGATTTTGCGTCGGCTGCCTGCTTTGCGGCCACTTACACCATTACCGATCTGGGAACGCTGGGTGGAATCAAAAATGAAGGCTTCGACATCAACGCGAACCGTCGAGTGGTGGGTGCGTCCGCCCCAACCGGCAATTTCCCGCCGCACGCGTTTCTAGATGACGGCACGATTCACGATCTCGGAACGCTCGGGGGCACCTTTAGCACCGGCTAAGGCATCAACGCCTTGTTGGCTACTCTATTAACGACATCGGCCAAATCACTGGGGATGGCTTGATCGGTGGAACGACACACGCCTTTCTGCTGACCCCGGTGCCGGAGCCGAGCACATTGTTGCTCGCCGCGTTAGGCATGGTCGGCCTGTTCGGCTACGTGCGTCGGAAGCGACTCCGCCAGCCGGCTTGATCGCGGCGTATCTTCGGGCGGGATTCTCTTCGTCCCACGGTTGATGCGGCCGGACGGCAACGTCTTCGCAGATCTCGGATTCCCGGACGCCGAGGAGTATATGGCGAAATCGAAAATTGCCGTGCAAATCTTCAAGATCATTAAGAACCGCCGATTGACTCAAGCCGCGGTGGGCAAGCTGCTTGGCATCACTCAGCCAAGTGTCTCTGCTTTCTTGAACGGCCGGCTTGATGGGTTTTCGACCGAGCGGCTGTTCCGCTTTCTCAATGCGCTGGGTTGCGACGTGCGAATTACCGTCTCGCGCCCGCATCCGAAGAGCCCCGGCCACGTTGAGGTGATGGCCGGTTAACGCGCGGCCCTCGGCCGATCTCGGCGAAGAGCGCGGCGCAAATCAACTCGAACCCGCGGCGCTCTTCCCCAGCCGCTACGATCGGATTCTTGGGTGCGAATGTTTTCCCGCGCTTATTCGTTCGCCGATGCTCACATGGATGGTGCGCAGGTGTAGGGGCAGCGTCTCGCCGCCTCTTAGGAATTGGCGAGTTGCCGCAGCAACTTGGGCAATGGCACAGCACGACTGCCGTGTTAGAATGTAACGGAAATTCCGTTCGGGCATGGCGGTCGGCGGGGTGCTGTCAGGCGCAATAACGAACACCTTTAGTCGGCGGACAGGTCAACGTGCCCTACGAATCTTCCTTCGGCAATCTCCCGTCAGACGGGGCGAAGCGCGCGCCGGGCGGCCCGGAGACTCCATTTCGGATTGCGGTACTCGCTGATTTCAGCGGCCGGCAGGGGCGCGAAGCGCCAGCAGCCGGCGACGAATTGCTTGCCCGCAAGCCGCTCAAAGTCGCGCACGAGTCGCTCGACGACGTGATCGAGTCGGTGTCGCCGAAGCTGGAATACTCCGTAGCCGGCGGAGACGTTGCCGTTTTGTTGGAGTTTTCCGAGTTCGACGACTTTCAACCCGATCCGGTCGCGCGACAGGTCGATCGCGTCTCAGATTTGGACGACGAAGGCGCGACGGCCTTGATGCGCGGGATTATGCACCATCCCCAGTATCAGGCGCTCGAATCGACTTGGCGCGGGCTGGAGTGGCTGCTGCGTCGAGTGCAAAAGAGCGATCGCATTCAGGTCATCCTATTCGATATTACGGCCGAGGAATTGGCCGCCGATCTGACGGCGAGCGACGATCTCAACGCGACGGCGATCCATCGACTCGTGGTCGAAAAGTCGGCCGAAGCGCCCGATGGTCAGCCGTGGGCCGTGATCGTCGGGAATTACGCGTTCGAGGAAACAACGGCCCACGCGGAGTTGCTCGGGCGAATGGCGAAGATCGCCGCTCGCTGCGGCGCCCCGTTCTTAGCTGCCGCAACTCCGATTGCGGTGCAAGAAGGTTACGAAGTGCCGGCGGATGGCAGGGAAGCGTGGAAGGCGCTCGGAGCGCTCTACGAAGCGGCATACGCCGGGCTGGCGGTTCCAGGCTTCTTGCTTCGCCCGCCGTTTGGGGAGAACTATCGGCCGGCCGAGTCGTTTCGCTTCGAGGAATTCTCCGGCGCTCCGGAAGGATATCTGTGGGGTAATCCGGCCTTCGCATGCGCCGGTTTGTTGGCGCTCGGCTACATGAAGTCCGGCTGGGGATTCGAGCCGGGGCAAACGCTCGCGCTCGACAACATCCCGATGCACTCGTATCGCGATTCGGACGGCGAGGCAGTCGCAGTTTGCGCCGAAGGGAAGTTCACTTCCTCGACCAGCCAAGAACTTGTGAAGCGGGGCCTGATGCCGCTCTTGGCCGTGCGC
The nucleotide sequence above comes from Pirellulales bacterium. Encoded proteins:
- a CDS encoding helix-turn-helix transcriptional regulator — translated: MRPDGNVFADLGFPDAEEYMAKSKIAVQIFKIIKNRRLTQAAVGKLLGITQPSVSAFLNGRLDGFSTERLFRFLNALGCDVRITVSRPHPKSPGHVEVMAG